One Punica granatum isolate Tunisia-2019 chromosome 3, ASM765513v2, whole genome shotgun sequence genomic window carries:
- the LOC116200624 gene encoding uncharacterized protein At1g24485-like, with amino-acid sequence MPTSVNVSKQLPLAMKTVRILTNPKGITWKKYCCSIDMGGTDWTRILARANFYYGNYDRPVNPPSFSLMFDANNWGDVETTLDEPVFYEAIYVVKAKSTHICVAQTEPGMSPFISALEVCRLSYTMEKQSTSDAPSIGTRTAYNEPPEVVMQKAITGNNLTFWLPGNTSRFGVYMYLYFSEVTSVSPAWERWSFLLYEDRLLMSRKPISPPYGSVLKVSQTDFLVANDTKFYLLATADSTLHPTLHAMEAYMLSKGTDRRD; translated from the exons ATGCCGACTTCTGTCAATGTTAGTAAACAGCTGCCTCTCGCTATGAAGACTGTGAGGATATTAACCAATCCGAAGGGTATTACTTGGAAAAAGTACTGCTGTTCAATTGACATGGGTGGCACGGACTGGACACGGATTCTAGCGCGAGCGAACTTCTATTATGGAAATTACGACAGGCCAGTGAATCCTCCGTCTTTCAGTCTGATGTTTGATGCCAACAACTGGGGGGATGTGGAGACGACCTTGGACGAGCCCGTTTTCTATGAGGCAATATACGTGGTCAAGGCGAAGTCCACACACATATGTGTTGCTCAAACAGAGCCTGGAATGTCTCCTTTCATATCCGCGCTCGAAGTCTGCCGGTTGAGTTACACAATGGAAAAACAAT CCACAAGCGACGCTCCATCAATCGGAACCCGAACTGCCTACAATGAACCTCCTGAGGTTGTCATGCAAAAAGCAATTACTGGAAACAATTTAACTTTTTGGTTACCGGGCAACACTTCCAGGTTTGGCGTGTACATGTACCTGTACTTCTCCGAGGTAACTTCCGTGTCGCCAGCATGGGAGAGGTGGTCTTTCCTGCTCTACGAGGACAGGCTCCTCATGAGTAGGAAACCCATCAGCCCTCCGTACGGGTCCGTGCTCAAAGTGTCCCAGACCGACTTCTTGGTTGCCAATGATACCAAATTCTACTTGTTGGCAACAGCCGACTCCACTCTCCATCCCACCCTTCACGCCATGGAGGCCTACATGCTCAGCAAGGGAACTGACAGAAGGGACTGA
- the LOC116201143 gene encoding uncharacterized protein At1g24485-like, translating to MATSFLLLILIALSPFSAFASVSWSIDCGASDSYIDDNLIVWQGDDTLVSAGQSRTVKTTDSLHVTSTLRVFTSGKKNCYVLEGEKGAKLLVRASFFYGNYDGKSSPPSFGLQIDGNDWVKVVTDMETETYIYYELIYVSKGDSISMCLVQTDSSQYPFISALEVRTLESPMYRNFDANQALSLVGRHAFGAVKSIRDKYDRIWGPATLTGTEFTSVESSALSIDTTTVSEDPPEEAVQNAMTTSSSSAESMKWALTGLDSTLSPIYLNLYFSEVSQLDTTDKRSFSIYLGDKLVDKSSTGLSPSYGSVGEVTIYNAMASKNTTIMLTSTSDSTLPPIINALELFQVINYTAYSTATTSNSPGTSSGGGSGSTPSPTSSDTETPTSTDDEAAPSSGKKKSNLPVILGAGIPGVLLLVAFVVVLVAMQQKRQRAAMAAATQAGGGNGQGAAYNNNYNGKMMMGATVGQETINEFKVNVNEDQPTNQEDPNNQLQYGSPAPLLNETRQ from the exons ATGGCCACCTCTTTCTTATTATTGATCCTAATAGCTCTCTCTCCGTTTTCCGCGTTTGCTTCAG TTAGTTGGAGCATAGACTGCGGGGCGTCAGATTCGTACATAGACGACAATCTGATCGTTTGGCAGGGCGATGATACTCTTGTAAGCGCCGGGCAGTCACGGACGGTCAAGACCACCGATAGCCTCCATGTGACGAGCACCCTCAGGGTGTTCACTTCCGGAAAGAAGAATTGCTATGTCCTCGAAGGCGAGAAGGGTGCCAAACTGCTCGTGCGCGCAAGCTTCTTTTACGGGAACTATGATGGGAAGTCATCTCCTCCAAGTTTCGGTCTTCAGATCGATGGGAACGACTGGGTGAAAGTCGTGACTGATATGGAAACGGAGACTTACATTTACTATGAACTTATATATGTCAGTAAGGGGGATTCGATAAGCATGTGCCTCGTGCAGACCGACTCGAGCCAGTACCCCTTCATATCAGCCCTTGAAGTACGGACCTTAGAATCCCCGATGTACCGAAATTTCGATGCGAATCAGGCTTTGAGTCTTGTCGGGAGGCATGCTTTTGGTGCAGTTAAATCTATCAG GGATAAGTACGACCGAATATGGGGACCAGCAACATTGACGGGAACCGAGTTCACATCTGTCGAGAGCAGTGCATTGAGCATTGACACTACAACTGTATCTGAAGATCCGCCAGAGGAAGCTGTTCAAAATGCGATGACCACCTCGAGCAGCTCTGCTGAGTCCATGAAGTGGGCTCTGACCGGACTAGACTCGACTCTGAGCCCAATTTACCTGAACCTGTACTTCTCCGAAGTGAGCCAACTCGATACGACTGACAAGCGGTCATTCAGCATTTATCTAGGTGACAAGTTAGTAGACAAATCCTCGACAGGCCTATCACCGAGCTACGGAAGTGTTGGTGAAGTTACTATCTACAACGCCATGGCTTCAAAAAACACGACCATCATGCTGACATCCACCTCCGACTCGACCCTGCCTCCTATAATAAACGCCTTGGAGTTATTCCAAGTCATCAATTACACGGCATACTCGACAGCAACAACAAGTAATTCCCCCGGAACCTCCTCTGGTGGCGGCAGCGGGAGTACCCCATCACCAACCTCTTCTGATACCGAAACACCAACTTCCACTGACGATGAGGCCGCTCCCTCGTCGGGTAAAAAGAAGAGCAACCTTCCTGTGATTCTCGGCGCGGGTATCCCGGGTGTCTTGCTTTTGGTGGCATTTGTGGTCGTGCTGGTCGCCATGCAGCAGAAACGACAGCGAGCGGCCATGGCCGCAGCAACACAAGCAG GGGGTGGTAATGGCCAGGGAGCCGCCTACAATAACAATTACAACGGGAAGATGATGATGGGAGCAACCGTCGGGCAAGAGACGATTAATGAGTTCAAAGTGAATGTCAACGAGGACCAACCGACTAACCAAGAAGATCCCAACAATCAGCTTCAGTACGGGTCACCCGCCCCACTCCTGAATGAAACGCGTCAGTAG
- the LOC116201202 gene encoding uncharacterized protein At1g24485-like, with protein MATFLVFLLLSLSSFCASAEVSWNIDCGSTVSSYSDSDGMEWVGDSTLIKSGKLKSVASSYSSTSNHVWDTLRVFTSGKKNCYSLKAEKGVKVLLQAFFYYGNYDGKSSPPSFDLELDGNDLLTVETSMELQVSTYIELVYTVQRDYISVCLVQTQPDQLPFISSLRIKSLPSGMYKALDPKYAMINRARYAFGSDETIRYPTDVHGRIWDTIDLPESRYTPVTSEASRIDTSDVADDIPEAVMENAITTSSSSENATLEFSLPDLPTRPSPAYITMYFTEAAQLDSSQKRSFSIYVDGNLLESTKGFSPIYGKATQLSIYNVTVSENTIFTFLPTSNSTLPPLVSAMEVYRIVNYTVPSSDPISENPSSSSSKSEPPVNSAISALIFLVLVNFFGGSTLLHNTTVKEIESHHSRSNNRRRADDGAKLEQEATMNDFEVSTCVTRDVFI; from the exons ATGGCGACCTTTCTTGTATTCCTCCTCCTATCTCTATCTTCATTTTGTGCCTCAGCTGAAG TGTCTTGGAACATCGATTGCGGATCCACTGTGAGCTCTTACTCCGACAGCGATGGCATGGAATGGGTAGGGGACAGTACCCTCATCAAGTCCGGTAAGTTGAAGTCGGTGGCATCTAGCTATTCCAGCACCAGCAATCATGTGTGGGATACTCTCAGGGTGTTCACTTCGGGAAAGAAGAATTGCTACTCCCTCAAAGCCGAAAAGGGGGTGAAAGTGCTCCTCCAAGCATTCTTCTACTATGGGAATTACGACGGCAAATCATCTCCTCCGAGCTTTGACTTAGAGCTCGATGGAAACGATCTGCTCACGGTCGAAACCAGTATGGAACTGCAAGTTTCGACTTACATAGAACTCGTTTACACTGTTCAGAGGGATTACATCAGCGTGTGTCTTGTCCAGACACAACCTGACCAGCTCCCTTTTATATCTTCACTTCGAATTAAAAGTCTGCCCTCAGGCATGTACAAAGCTTTGGACCCAAAATATGCGATGATTAACCGGGCGAGATATGCTTTTGGTTCTGATGAAACTATCAG GTATCCAACAGATGTCCATGGTCGAATTTGGGATACGATAGACTTGCCGGAGAGCAGGTACACACCGGTCACTAGTGAAGCTTCGCGTATCGATACTAGCGACGTTGCAGATGATATTCCAGAAGCCGTGATGGAAAATGCAATCACCACCTCGAGCAGTTCAGAAAACGCAACACTAGAATTCAGCCTTCCTGATTTACCGACACGACCATCACCAGCGTACATCACCATGTACTTCACTGAAGCGGCTCAACTTGATTCCTCCCAGAAGAGATCGTTCAGCATTTATGTGGACGGCAACCTACTGGAATCCACAAAAGGCTTCAGTCCCATCTATGGAAAGGCTACGCAGCTAAGCATCTACAATGTCACAGTTTCAGAAAACACGATATTCACGTTCCTCCCAACCTCTAACTCGACATTACCGCCTCTAGTAAGCGCTATGGAAGTCTACCGGATTGTTAATTACACCGTTCCATCTTCAGACCCTATCTCGGAAAATCCATCATCGTCGTCCTCGAAAAGTGAGCCGCCTGTGAATTCGGCAATTAGTGCTCTGATCTTCTTGGTTCTGGTTAACTTTTTTGGTGGAAGTACTCTTCTTCATAATACAACAGTAAAAGAGATAGAGAGCCACCATAGTCGAAGCAATAACAG GAGAAGGGCAGATGATGGAGCAAAGCTCGAGCAAGAAGCGACGATGAATGACTTTGAAGTCTCAACATGTGTAACGAGGGATGTATTTATATGA